From Hyla sarda isolate aHylSar1 chromosome 5, aHylSar1.hap1, whole genome shotgun sequence, a single genomic window includes:
- the LOC130272643 gene encoding protein spinster homolog 1-like: MASPQDPLLKEEEEAMEDQSDMDVEKGDIPERQNLPSLSVMSTARSIITVVILAFVNLLIYANRSSVAGVLPYIQKAYDTNASLSGLLNTLFIGSYVLVAPIAGYLGDHCNKKYTVCAGVIVWLSMTLTLSFIPDGYFLLFLLTSGLVGAGEATFCTIAPSIIADLFTSDQRTRMLNVFYSVIPVGCGLGYIIGPKVTDAARGDWHWAFRVTPGLGLIAVALMILVTKELLRTTTNGKKNNKSQKFAKWATDLKKLFKNRSFMLTTMGSTAVSFIVGAIGVWGPSYLTHARTLLQEKDTCRAEPCDNHDILIFGVVTVVSGILGVVAGTEISKRYRKSNPRADPLVCGCAMMLSAPFLLLALTFGNISLVATNIFIFIGETLLSVNFTLISDIILKVVTPWRRSSALAVQMTIYHLLGDAGSPYLIGLISDTYERGYAKSPLLKYRSLEYALMTCTIMAVIGGAFFMATALYIERDEKEAEMESEPPSSSSSSLLPADEDRASD, from the coding sequence atggcctctccacaagacccattgctgaaggaggaggaagaagcaatggaggaccaaagtgatatggatgtagaaaagggcgatatccctgaaaggcagaacctgccatctctaagcgtgatgtccaccgcacgttccatcatcaccgtagtgatcctcgcctttgttaatttgctcatctatgcaaatcgctccagcgtggcgggggtgctgccttatatacagaaagcatatgacaccaatgctagtctgtccggattattgaatacattgttcattggaagctacgtgctggtcgcaccaattgccggatatttgggcgaccactgtaataagaaatatactgtttgcgcaggagtcatcgtttggctgagcatgacacttaccctgtcattcatccctgacgggtacttcctgctcttcctgctgacgagtggactggttggagccggagaggcgactttctgcaccatcgccccctccatcattgcagacctttttacaagtgaccagcggacccgcatgctgaacgtgttttactccgtcatacctgtaggctgcggactaggatacatcatcgggcccaaagtgactgatgcagcaaggggcgattggcactgggcatttcgggtcacccctggcctgggcctcatagctgtggctttgatgattttggtcacaaaggagcttctaagaacgactacaaacgggaagaagaacaacaaatcccagaagtttgccaaatgggcgacagatctgaaaaaactatttaaaaatcgaagcttcatgttaaccaccatgggatcgacggctgtatccttcatagtgggagccataggtgtatggggtccgtcatacctgacccacgcacgaacactcctacaagagaaggacacttgccgtgctgaaccgtgtgacaatcacgacatcctaatatttggtgtggttacagtcgtttccggcattctgggagttgtagcagggacggagataagtaaaagatatcgcaaatccaacccacgggcggacccgcttgtgtgtggatgcgcgatgatgctctccgccccttttcttctgttggcattgacttttggcaacatcagcctcgttgccaccaacatcttcatcttcatcggagagacgcttctgtcagtaaatttcaccctcatatctgacattatactaaaagtagtaactccgtggaggagatcttcagccctggccgtgcagatgacaatctatcacctcctaggtgacgccggcagcccgtacctcatcggcctgatatctgacacctacgaacgaggatatgccaaatcccctcttctgaaataccgcagcctggagtatgccctcatgacctgcaccataatggcagtcatcggaggggccttcttcatggccacggccctatatatagagagggacgaaaaagaagcagagatggaatcagaacctccgtcatcctcctcctcctcactgcttcctgccgatgaggaccgcgcttcagactga